A region from the Rheinheimera mangrovi genome encodes:
- a CDS encoding TonB-dependent receptor, translated as MKNFKLNMLTIALATAGASSLAVAQETQSTEAQDQIQKQVEVIEVRGIRRSLQQSQALKMESTSIVEAVSAEEIGKLPDMSIAESLARLPGLAAQRLDGRANVVSVRGLAPDFTTATLNGREQVTVGDNRGVEFDQYPSEMMSNVVVYKTPDASVMAQAIGGTIDMQTIRPLAHGEQTMVVNLRGERNSLGSLNPDGKENGYRGSFSYIDQFLDDTVGVAFGYAKMVSPNQEERWNAWGYTDSGDDNISIGGAKPFVRSSELERDGWLGIVEYKPNEAVTTMVDVYYSKFNDTQLLRGIELPFIWGPQGNTLQPGYTSDNGLVTKGVYNDVEVVMRNDVNMRDADTIAIGWNTEAQLTDLWSVETDLSYSKADRTDFGLESYSGSGRGYQNGVTDNIAFEYTADGSMRFTPTLDYSDTDIMKLGGPLSWGNGLTVAGNAQDGFINTPHVEDELSAVRLTAKRVFEQGSISSVEFGINSSTREKSKRDTGLYLTLKDYPADVAVPANYRLPDVSLDFIGMGNMLAYNSLALYRDGFYNETNDALNDTGRVQNNWDITEKVLTPYAKANVESEVRGIPVKGNFGLQAVHTDQSSNGFATTKNSAGYVVATPVSGGDKYWEMLPSFNFGFEVADEQVVRVAAARTLARARMDRMNASNGYNYDITRAQNTDINASPWSASGSNPALRPWMARQYDLSYETYFGDDGYFAAAVFYKDLENYIFNEQQLYDFTGLPVTGAEPNLRQGYISTPKNGNGGHVQGLELTLSLTGQMLHQSLTGFGAILSGSYTDSEVKENASSAPTALPGLSEKVVNATLYYENSGFEVRTSARYRSDFLGEVTGISLTRQTVSVQAETVIDAQIGYDFSESNIESLEGLSVLFQVSNLNNEPFVTYQNGDSRQVRDFQNYGRNFMLGISYKL; from the coding sequence ATGAAGAACTTCAAACTCAACATGCTGACCATAGCGTTGGCAACCGCAGGAGCAAGTTCACTTGCTGTTGCACAAGAAACTCAGTCTACAGAAGCGCAAGATCAAATCCAGAAGCAAGTCGAAGTGATCGAAGTTCGTGGTATTCGCCGCAGCTTGCAACAATCTCAGGCTTTGAAAATGGAATCAACATCCATTGTTGAAGCTGTATCCGCCGAAGAGATCGGTAAATTGCCTGATATGAGTATCGCCGAGTCCCTGGCTCGTTTACCTGGTCTGGCCGCACAGCGCCTTGACGGTCGCGCCAACGTTGTATCGGTTCGTGGTTTAGCTCCGGATTTCACCACAGCAACTTTAAATGGCCGTGAGCAGGTGACTGTAGGTGACAACCGTGGTGTTGAGTTTGACCAATATCCATCAGAAATGATGAGCAACGTTGTAGTTTATAAAACTCCAGATGCTTCAGTGATGGCGCAAGCCATTGGTGGCACCATCGACATGCAAACCATTCGTCCTTTAGCTCATGGTGAGCAGACGATGGTAGTGAACTTGCGTGGGGAGCGTAACTCATTGGGTTCATTAAACCCGGATGGTAAAGAAAATGGCTACCGCGGCAGCTTCTCTTACATTGACCAGTTTTTAGATGACACTGTAGGTGTAGCCTTTGGTTATGCCAAAATGGTATCTCCAAACCAGGAAGAACGTTGGAATGCTTGGGGTTACACAGATTCCGGTGATGATAATATTTCTATAGGCGGTGCAAAACCCTTCGTACGTTCAAGCGAACTGGAGCGGGATGGTTGGTTAGGTATTGTCGAATACAAACCAAACGAAGCAGTCACCACCATGGTCGATGTTTACTACTCGAAATTCAATGACACTCAGTTGTTGCGTGGTATTGAATTACCTTTCATTTGGGGTCCTCAGGGCAATACCTTACAACCTGGTTACACCAGCGATAATGGGTTAGTGACCAAAGGCGTTTATAACGACGTTGAAGTCGTGATGCGTAACGATGTCAACATGCGTGATGCGGACACTATTGCTATTGGCTGGAATACTGAAGCGCAGTTAACAGACCTGTGGTCTGTTGAGACGGACCTGAGCTACTCAAAAGCAGATCGCACAGATTTTGGTTTAGAAAGCTACAGCGGCAGTGGTCGCGGCTATCAAAACGGTGTTACAGACAACATTGCCTTTGAATATACTGCTGATGGTTCAATGCGTTTTACCCCTACATTGGATTACTCAGACACAGACATTATGAAATTAGGCGGCCCTTTAAGCTGGGGTAACGGCTTGACTGTGGCAGGTAATGCACAGGATGGCTTTATCAACACACCTCATGTTGAAGATGAACTGTCCGCTGTGCGTTTGACAGCAAAAAGGGTATTTGAGCAAGGCTCTATCAGTTCTGTTGAATTTGGTATCAACAGCAGCACCCGTGAGAAATCAAAACGTGATACAGGTTTATATCTGACTCTTAAAGATTACCCGGCAGACGTTGCTGTACCTGCGAACTACCGTTTACCTGATGTGTCGCTGGACTTTATCGGCATGGGTAACATGCTGGCATACAACTCACTGGCTTTATATCGTGACGGTTTCTATAACGAAACCAATGATGCATTAAATGATACTGGCCGGGTGCAAAACAACTGGGATATCACAGAAAAAGTTTTAACACCTTATGCAAAAGCCAATGTTGAAAGCGAAGTAAGAGGAATCCCTGTTAAAGGTAACTTTGGTCTGCAGGCAGTGCACACTGACCAGTCCTCTAATGGTTTTGCCACTACAAAAAATAGCGCCGGTTATGTCGTAGCCACACCGGTAAGTGGTGGCGATAAATACTGGGAAATGCTACCTAGCTTTAACTTTGGTTTTGAGGTAGCAGATGAGCAGGTTGTTCGTGTCGCAGCAGCACGCACCCTGGCTCGCGCACGCATGGACCGTATGAATGCAAGTAACGGTTACAACTACGACATCACCCGAGCGCAAAATACTGATATCAATGCCTCCCCCTGGAGTGCAAGCGGTAGCAACCCGGCTTTACGTCCATGGATGGCTCGCCAGTACGATCTGAGTTACGAAACTTATTTTGGTGATGATGGTTACTTTGCTGCAGCTGTCTTCTACAAAGATCTGGAAAACTACATCTTTAATGAACAGCAGCTCTATGACTTCACAGGTTTACCTGTGACAGGGGCTGAGCCGAACTTACGTCAGGGTTATATCAGCACACCTAAAAATGGCAACGGTGGCCATGTTCAGGGGCTGGAATTAACCTTGTCATTGACGGGCCAAATGCTGCATCAATCTCTGACAGGTTTTGGCGCTATTTTGAGCGGCTCATACACGGACAGCGAAGTAAAAGAGAATGCCAGCAGCGCACCAACTGCTTTACCGGGCTTATCGGAAAAAGTTGTGAATGCGACGCTGTACTATGAGAATTCAGGCTTTGAGGTCCGCACCAGCGCCCGCTACCGTTCAGATTTCCTGGGCGAAGTGACGGGTATCAGTCTGACTCGTCAGACGGTAAGCGTACAAGCTGAAACTGTGATCGACGCTCAAATCGGCTATGATTTCTCAGAATCCAATATTGAGAGTTTGGAAGGTTTATCTGTGTTGTTCCAGGTGAGTAACCTGAACAACGAACCTTTCGTGACCTACCAGAATGGCGATAGTCGTCAGGTACGTGACTTCCAAAACTACGGTCGTAACTTTATGTTAGGCATCAGCTATAAGCTGTAA
- a CDS encoding methyl-accepting chemotaxis protein, producing MLNQMSVKIRLLLLVCVPLLVLIAISLISVREMGHLSDGATSIYEDRVVPLKQIKQVADAYAVTSVDLLHKYRGELISASDAAQQLQQQGQLADQVWQAYLATTLTTEEAGLAEKAKQQMSVFRQKLQEYQGKISDGSLVQRSAKDFNTELYQLADPLSASLAALIDVQLVEAEKFKVAAAEQYQFFLQLFVIALLLVFVCLGILSWLIYRSIHNPLNQLQQAISVVGDKSDLRVRAQITGTDEIAITAIAFNQTISRVHQFFTELGDAVSQLAAASEEMSQISQQVSGTAFEQEQQANLIATAVNQMSAAIQEVANSALATSEQANDVDQKTQQGYQKVIQNVSSIEQLSKVVNGASLVIEQLNGESEKITAVLAVIQTIAGQTNLLALNAAIEAARAGEAGRGFAVVADEVRTLATNTQKATESIRTMIDTLQASAREAVQAMAQSGQYASASVTNAQEAGVVLEDIKSAVGTIVDMNVQISAATEEQTIVAEDINKNISEFSVSIGEMTRSATHSADASSSLAQLAARLQQQAASYRV from the coding sequence ATGTTAAATCAAATGTCGGTAAAAATCCGCTTGTTGTTGTTGGTTTGTGTGCCATTGCTGGTGTTAATTGCCATTAGTTTGATTTCGGTCAGGGAAATGGGTCATTTAAGTGACGGAGCCACCAGTATTTACGAAGACCGGGTTGTACCACTGAAGCAAATTAAGCAAGTGGCGGATGCCTATGCCGTGACTTCTGTGGATTTATTGCATAAGTACCGTGGCGAGCTGATAAGCGCCTCTGATGCTGCGCAGCAGTTGCAGCAGCAAGGTCAGTTGGCTGATCAGGTTTGGCAGGCTTATCTGGCAACGACTTTAACTACAGAAGAAGCTGGATTGGCTGAAAAAGCCAAACAACAAATGTCAGTGTTTCGGCAAAAACTGCAAGAGTATCAAGGGAAAATAAGCGATGGCAGCTTAGTGCAGCGCAGCGCTAAAGATTTTAATACAGAGCTGTATCAACTGGCTGATCCACTCAGTGCATCTTTGGCTGCCTTAATTGATGTGCAGTTAGTGGAGGCTGAGAAATTTAAGGTTGCAGCGGCAGAGCAATATCAGTTTTTTTTGCAGTTGTTTGTCATTGCTTTACTGCTGGTTTTTGTATGTTTAGGAATTTTATCCTGGCTGATTTACCGCTCCATTCATAACCCGCTGAATCAGTTGCAGCAGGCTATTTCTGTGGTTGGAGATAAATCTGATTTACGTGTTAGAGCTCAAATTACCGGTACTGACGAAATTGCTATTACCGCCATCGCTTTTAACCAGACCATCAGCCGTGTACATCAGTTCTTTACCGAGTTAGGTGATGCAGTGTCACAACTGGCTGCGGCTTCAGAAGAAATGAGTCAAATTAGCCAGCAGGTTAGTGGCACAGCTTTTGAGCAGGAACAGCAGGCTAATTTAATTGCTACAGCTGTGAATCAAATGTCGGCCGCTATTCAGGAAGTGGCGAACAGCGCTTTGGCCACGTCAGAACAAGCCAATGATGTCGATCAGAAAACTCAACAGGGCTATCAAAAAGTTATCCAGAATGTCAGTTCTATTGAGCAATTATCCAAAGTTGTGAACGGCGCCAGTCTGGTGATAGAACAACTCAATGGCGAGTCTGAGAAAATAACTGCGGTACTGGCAGTGATCCAAACGATCGCGGGCCAAACCAACTTACTGGCGTTAAACGCGGCTATTGAAGCGGCCCGGGCCGGTGAAGCAGGCCGCGGTTTTGCTGTGGTTGCCGATGAAGTCCGTACTTTAGCCACCAATACTCAAAAAGCCACAGAGTCTATCCGCACTATGATTGATACCCTGCAAGCTTCAGCTCGTGAGGCCGTGCAAGCAATGGCACAATCAGGTCAATACGCCAGCGCCAGTGTGACTAATGCACAGGAAGCAGGTGTAGTGCTTGAGGATATAAAATCTGCCGTTGGCACTATAGTGGATATGAACGTACAAATTTCGGCCGCGACTGAAGAGCAAACCATAGTGGCTGAAGACATTAATAAAAATATCAGTGAGTTTAGTGTCAGCATAGGCGAAATGACCCGCAGTGCAACACACAGTGCCGATGCCAGCAGTTCGCTGGCTCAGTTAGCTGCACGTTTACAGCAACAGGCTGCTTCGTATCGGGTGTAG
- a CDS encoding DUF350 domain-containing protein, protein MSDTLLASVAGFPEFISFFFLAILLVALFCRFYTWITPQDELALIKENNSAAAIAFAGALIGFALPLSSAITHSLSLADCAIWGAIALVVQVLTFAVVRFALKQLPERINKGEVAAGVFSAGCSIAIGLINSASMTY, encoded by the coding sequence ATGAGTGATACTTTATTGGCCTCTGTGGCTGGTTTTCCTGAATTTATCAGCTTCTTTTTTCTGGCCATTTTGTTAGTGGCGTTGTTTTGCCGCTTTTATACCTGGATCACGCCGCAGGACGAGCTCGCGCTGATCAAAGAAAACAACAGTGCTGCAGCCATTGCTTTTGCCGGTGCTTTAATTGGTTTTGCTTTGCCCTTATCCAGCGCTATTACTCATTCACTGTCGTTAGCAGACTGCGCTATCTGGGGCGCTATCGCTCTGGTTGTTCAGGTGCTGACCTTTGCTGTGGTCCGTTTTGCTTTAAAACAACTGCCGGAACGCATTAATAAAGGTGAAGTGGCTGCTGGTGTGTTTTCCGCTGGTTGCTCTATCGCTATAGGTTTAATTAACTCCGCCAGCATGACCTATTAA
- a CDS encoding tryptophan halogenase family protein, with protein MPTPIRHLVIAGGGAAGWMTAAMLSKLFPHHLQITLVESEDIGIVGVGEATIPPILLFNQALGIKEADFIQSTKGTFKLGIQFENWGQQGDKYMHAFGDIGKDLGLTSFHHFWLRAQHQGFTDSYWDYSPCYQAASRNKFAPLHQLPGTPFKQLSYAYHFDASLYAATLRKLSEQQGVKRIEGKIASVTQDQTSGDIQTLVMENGQVILGDLFIDCSGFRALLAEQTLRTGYEDWSRWLPCNRALAVPSANRSAAVPYTRAIAHQAGWQWRIPLQHRTGNGVVYCSDFMDDESAQQHLLSNLEGDALAEPRLIRFTTGRRKMQWHKNCISLGLASGFLEPLESTSLHLIQSGIIRLAKLFPATTDYASQREQYNRQSVTEFEQIRDFIILHYHQTQRNDSEFWRYCRTMSVPDSLTQKMELFRQSAVVQREQDDLFSEVAWQQVMLGQNLIPQQYHPLANQVSSEKLQQFMQDLKLIVTDITDKLPSHKDTLDQLGVQTG; from the coding sequence ATGCCTACACCAATACGACATCTGGTTATAGCCGGAGGAGGAGCGGCCGGCTGGATGACTGCAGCTATGCTGTCCAAACTTTTTCCCCATCATTTGCAAATCACGCTGGTTGAATCTGAAGATATTGGTATTGTTGGTGTGGGCGAAGCCACAATACCGCCGATCTTATTATTTAATCAGGCTTTAGGCATTAAAGAAGCCGATTTTATCCAGTCCACTAAAGGCACCTTTAAACTCGGAATCCAATTTGAAAACTGGGGTCAGCAGGGTGACAAATATATGCATGCCTTTGGTGATATTGGCAAAGACTTAGGGCTGACCAGCTTTCATCATTTCTGGCTAAGGGCACAACACCAAGGCTTCACTGATAGTTACTGGGATTATTCCCCTTGTTATCAGGCAGCAAGCCGCAACAAATTTGCACCACTACACCAACTCCCCGGCACGCCATTTAAACAGCTAAGTTACGCCTACCATTTTGATGCTTCGCTTTATGCTGCAACCTTAAGAAAACTGAGCGAACAGCAGGGTGTTAAACGTATTGAAGGAAAAATTGCCTCTGTCACCCAGGATCAAACCAGCGGCGATATCCAGACATTGGTGATGGAAAACGGACAAGTCATTCTGGGCGATTTATTTATTGATTGTTCAGGATTCCGGGCGCTGTTGGCAGAGCAAACTCTCAGAACAGGGTATGAAGACTGGTCCCGCTGGCTACCATGTAACAGAGCATTGGCGGTGCCAAGCGCAAACCGCAGCGCTGCAGTCCCTTATACCAGAGCTATAGCACATCAGGCAGGCTGGCAATGGCGTATTCCACTACAGCACCGCACAGGTAATGGTGTGGTGTATTGCAGCGACTTTATGGATGATGAGTCAGCACAACAGCATTTACTGAGTAATTTAGAAGGTGATGCTCTGGCCGAGCCACGTCTAATTCGTTTTACCACAGGGCGACGCAAAATGCAGTGGCATAAAAACTGTATTTCGTTAGGTCTTGCCAGCGGTTTTCTTGAGCCGCTGGAGTCCACCAGTTTGCATTTAATTCAATCAGGCATTATCCGGCTAGCCAAGCTGTTTCCGGCAACAACCGATTATGCCAGCCAGCGTGAACAATACAACCGGCAGTCTGTCACTGAATTTGAGCAAATTCGGGATTTTATTATTCTGCACTACCACCAGACTCAAAGAAATGACAGTGAGTTCTGGCGCTATTGCCGCACTATGAGCGTCCCTGATAGCCTGACCCAAAAAATGGAACTGTTTCGCCAAAGTGCAGTAGTGCAACGTGAGCAGGATGATCTGTTCAGTGAAGTGGCCTGGCAACAAGTGATGCTGGGACAAAACCTGATACCGCAGCAATACCACCCTTTGGCTAATCAGGTTTCGTCTGAAAAACTACAGCAGTTTATGCAGGATTTAAAACTGATAGTGACAGACATTACTGACAAGTTGCCAAGCCATAAAGACACGCTTGATCAGTTGGGGGTTCAAACAGGCTGA
- a CDS encoding DUF1190 domain-containing protein, whose protein sequence is MKQKVLKRSKKAALVLMVPTATFLMAGCGQEEAVQTAAFETVDQCAAYYNPEQCKADLGQALAMHTQVAPKYTDKAACETDFGVGQCETPAQAAAAAGTEQPAQQAQASSGGFFMPMMMGFLAGQMLNRSGSQLKQPVQAQPLYKSRDDRSTFRTATNTPVAKGVGPAYIKPSSVQPKAAGVVNRGGFGAQAAKRSSSASSFGG, encoded by the coding sequence ATGAAACAAAAAGTGCTGAAACGCAGTAAAAAAGCCGCTTTAGTGTTAATGGTGCCTACTGCAACTTTTTTAATGGCAGGCTGTGGTCAGGAAGAAGCTGTGCAAACTGCTGCTTTTGAAACTGTCGACCAATGTGCCGCTTATTACAACCCGGAACAATGTAAAGCAGACTTAGGTCAGGCATTAGCAATGCATACCCAGGTCGCGCCTAAATACACAGATAAAGCAGCCTGCGAAACTGACTTTGGCGTTGGCCAATGTGAAACTCCTGCTCAGGCCGCAGCTGCGGCAGGCACAGAGCAGCCAGCCCAGCAGGCTCAGGCCTCCAGCGGCGGCTTTTTTATGCCAATGATGATGGGCTTTTTAGCAGGTCAAATGCTGAACCGCTCAGGTTCGCAGTTAAAGCAACCTGTGCAGGCGCAGCCATTGTATAAATCAAGAGATGACCGCAGTACCTTCCGCACTGCAACCAATACACCAGTCGCTAAAGGTGTAGGTCCTGCCTATATCAAACCGTCTTCTGTACAACCTAAAGCAGCAGGTGTAGTCAACAGAGGTGGTTTTGGTGCTCAGGCGGC